CAAAAATTATACCACTTTCAGTAAAGTCAGATAATATTTCCTCTATTCTCCTAAGTGATATTTTTCCGTTCAATTTATCATAGATAACTTCTGCAATCGTCCTATCAGCAGATCTCTCAATATACGTATTTTTATTCTCATAGAGGAAGCGTAACAGTTCGACCTCGTCCTCATCTAACTTTCTGTGTAGAATGTCTTCAGCCCTTTTCAATATATCCTCAAAAGTACCTTTACCACTAAGAATTTTCCTAGCGTCCTCTGACAATGAGTAGAGATTTACATTATTTGACTTACGGGCTATTACCCATCCTTTTAAGATGTATCTACGTAACCTAGGGTAGATCTGCTTAGACTCAGTATGAATTAACTCTGCTAGCTCCTTAGCTTTGGCAGGCTTCTTTAGTAAGTATGCGAAAAGCATAGCTATCTTTTCAGACTTAAAATAAGGATAAAAAGGAGAGGGCGACATATTTACGCGACCGTCTTAATCTCCTGCATTTTTTGTAATTTCTCTATAATTGCCTCTCTAACAAATTCTCCTTGGCTAATCCCGTATCTTTCACAATATTCTACGATGCTGTTGTAAATCTTTTCATCTACAACCGTTTGAAGTTTCTTTTTCATAGCTATTCATGAGTCATATATGACTCATAGCTTATAAATTTTATTCACTATTGACTCATGTATTCTACCACAGATTTATATCAATTCCGTGTTTAAAGTAGCTATGATGAATCATGGATGATTATGTTACAATAAAGGTTCCGAAGGAATTAGCAGATTTAATAGACAAGGTAATCGAAAGCAAAAGATTTGGTTATAGAAGTAGAGCAGAATTTGTAAATGAGGCTATTAGGCAAAAACTGAGAGAGTTAGGATATATAAAATAAAAAACTTAGGAAAAAAAGTCTATATCTACCTCAGAATAGTTAATTGCCTTTAATCTCTTTAAGTATTCGTTTATTGTTCTTCTAAGCTCTTTTTCATCTTTTATCTCTGCTAACTTTTCTAATAGTATTTGGATTTCTGCCCTGCTGCAGGTCATATTATTTTTATATATTAATAAAAGGAGAGAGATAACCGATAGTTTTAGTCAGTGATAACTCATAGATGAGTAAAATTTATATACTATTAGTCACATATGAGTTATTAGTGATTCAAAAAATGATTTCCCAGGTGGTTCAAATGGAGGATGAAAGGGGCAAAGAGCCCCTAGACCTGGAAGAAAAAGATCTACTTTTTTTGATATCTCTCTTAAATGTTGAAGATAAGGAGGAATTTGTAGAGGTCTTTTCAGAGTATCTTGATGAGTTAGTAAGCAAGACTGGTAAGTGGAAGTTACTAAAGGGTAAGATCCACATCAGCGATGAAAAAATGTTAATGATTGCTGAGGTGGATGACAAAGCCAGAAAATGGCTCATCAACAAGGTGAAAGAGAAGG
The nucleotide sequence above comes from Sulfolobus tengchongensis. Encoded proteins:
- a CDS encoding RepB family protein, with the protein product MKKKLQTVVDEKIYNSIVEYCERYGISQGEFVREAIIEKLQKMQEIKTVA
- a CDS encoding conjugal transfer protein encodes the protein MSPSPFYPYFKSEKIAMLFAYLLKKPAKAKELAELIHTESKQIYPRLRRYILKGWVIARKSNNVNLYSLSEDARKILSGKGTFEDILKRAEDILHRKLDEDEVELLRFLYENKNTYIERSADRTIAEVIYDKLNGKISLRRIEEILSDFTESGIIFAFRLRNGMILKIRLNKKLLE
- a CDS encoding ribbon-helix-helix domain-containing protein, with amino-acid sequence MDDYVTIKVPKELADLIDKVIESKRFGYRSRAEFVNEAIRQKLRELGYIK